The DNA region AGCTCGAGACGCCTGAAGACCCAGAAGAAGATGCGACAGATTCATTGATCACACCAGATCCTGGAGAGCTAGAAGCTCTTGAAACTCTAGAGCTATTTGATCGAGAAGGAGAAGTTCTACTAGAACCCACTTGTTTTGTTTGCTTATTTCCTTCACTAGAATCATCATCTGATGCAATCTCGCGAGACTTTGCCATCTTATCTTCTAATCTTTTAATTTGTGCTAAAAGGGAATCAACTCTCTCGTTGCCCTCGACACTAGGAGTAGACTCTTGAGTGGAATTTGCACTTTTTAACTGAGCTTTTAAATCCGCAATTTCTTGAGCTAAAGCATCTCGTCCATCATCTTGCCTCAGTGAATTATCCTCTTCTCTTGCACTAATGGCCTCTTTTTTGACCATTCCATCATAAAGAGGGACAAGGGACTGGTTTTGATAATTAGTATTTTGATAATCTGGAGTTGCCATTTTAGGGGCACTTGAGTTTTGTTCAGGTGTAACCTGTGCTTTCGTTGCTGCTGACAATTTTGTATTTTGAGGTTGAACGCTCCCGACCTGTACCAGCTCTGTGTCAGGATTTAGCAACCCATTTTTTCTCATATAACTATTAGAGTTGGATGTAATATTTTTCATTTTATCATCATCATAAATAAGATCAGAAACACTTAAAGGGTCTTTACCTCTTTCAAGAGCTTGAGAAAAAGCAACGCAGTAGTACTGAGCTGTTTTAATCCCCATTTCACCAGATGAATCAACATTGATTAAATCTTCAAGTCCAGTAAGCATTGGGTTTCCATCTTTATTATAAAAATCATCAATGGATATTTTATCAAATGTTTCAATTTCACCACAGACTCTAGAAAAGTCCTTTCCAATTTCACCACATGTACTAATTAATTCTTCAATTCCCTCATCTTCTTTAGAGAAGACATAATCAGAAAAACTCATCTCGCCAAGGTCTTGCTCAAGAATCATCTTTTCTAAGAATTCAGAAATTCCCTCATCTTCACTTCCCTCTACCATCTCTCTGTATTCTTTACCAATAATTGGACTTCTAAGGATATAGCTTGAAAGGGCCATTGCATGCTCATAATAAGGTAAATGTTCTTTTGTGATCGCTCCCATAGGGGCTGGTGTTGAATTATTTAAAAGCAAGTTTGCATCACGTTGCTTGCTAGTAAAATCCTCTCTGAGCCTTTCTTTTTCATAAGTATCAACTCTTTTAACGAAATCGATATTCGACATTTTTTCAAAGCCTTCATTTGAAAAGGCATTGAGAAGATGAACAGTCTCCTTCTCATTTTCAATAAATCTCAAAAGCTCTTTTTGGAGATCTTTTGGTTTTGATTTAACAATTTCTGCATACTCAGAGCTATCTTTTAATTTCTTCAGAGCTTGTTCAATATTACTATCGACGATTGTGAGAAGTGGTCGAGAAGCGTTTTCAAGTTCTTTTGTACTAATATCACTCATTTCACTAAAGGTCTTTAAAGGCTTACAAAGAGATCTCGAGTTTGAATTTCTATTACAATCTCTAGCAATTTCTTTTAAGGTATTACTCACATTATTAATCGTGCTTTTCTTACAACTACTCGCTTTCAATTTTCTTTTTGAAATACCTGGAAGACACCATTGAACTTCATTAGAACTTAGGAGCTTTTTTTTCTGCTCTTTTGTTCCATGCTCTAAATAGTAATGAATTTTTGTAAAAATTGAGACCTGCTTAGAAGTGGCACCTAAAAGGGTCTTCACTTGCATCATCGATCGTAATTTATGTGAAATATCATCAATTTCTTTTTTACCGATGGCCTTTTGATTCCCTTTTGAAACTTGACTTTGAATGCATGAGCAAACTTTCTCAGGAGTTGCATTTACTAAACACATTCCAGATTTTGAGACATCTTGAAATAATGAATTCACAGGCGCTTTTTTCGAAGATCCATTTTCACAATCAATAATGTCATCGTCCTTATAATTTTCTTCATCAAAATTGAAGGACCTTAGAGTTCCATCTTCATTTTTCTTTGTTTTAAGCTCTTCATTTACCTCAAGCGAGTTTTCACGAATTCTTTTTAAGTTTTTATCCTCATTAAGGAATGTATCATCGTTTGCAAAACACTTTAATTTTTGAGGAATAACACCTGAGCTTGAATAATCATTCTGACACTTTGTTGGATAAAGTAAGTTCATTTCAGAAGAAGTTATTGGGCTAACCTTTTTTGTAAAAAAACTAGCATTACTTGAAGATGGAGAAGAGGATGCAGAACCACTGAGCCCACCAACAGCATACACATGGGAGCTTAATAGTAAAAAAGATGAAATTAATAGGGTCTTAATTGTTTTTAAAATAACCGATCACCTAAGAAAAATTAATATTCCCTAGACTTTTCGACAGGTTTACCCAAATTCTTTAACTGAGAGTTGCTATAGCAATGTTTTTATTCGATCTAAATGACAAGAAATGGTCTTTTTAGCATATTTTATCAGCTCTTTTGGTAAATCAGCGTAAATAATCGCCAAAATTTCATCTTCACTCCTTCCTTCTAGGTAGAGTTCCTTAATGACTTTTTCACGTTGCTTTCTATGAGAGAGTGTTTGTTTTATTTTCCAAACACCACCAAGCCCTATGCCATGTGATGGAAAAATGACTTTTGGATTTAAAGAAATGACTTTTTCCATGCTTAAAAAATACTTAGTCATATCTCCTTCTTCATCCCCTACCACCACTGTTCCAATGGTTTGAATGAGATCACTGACTATGGCAAATCTCTTCTTTGAATCCATGATCATGAGCTGGCCTTCATCATGCCCAGGAACGGCTACAACATGAAGTTCCTCTCCTAACCACTCTCCTAGTTTCATTCCTTCAAAAGCTTCTTTCCAAGTGATTTCATCAAAGTAGTTAGCATTCCATCTTTTTTCAATTCGCTCTTTCGTATCTAAGCTTGAATAGATGGGAATATTAAACTCCTTTGCCAATAGGTTGGCCTTTTCAATATGGTCTCTATGGTGGTGAGTTAAAAAAATTGATCGCGGTTTAAATTGGGCCAGAAGTCTTTTTAATTTCCCATACTCATTTTCATCGCAGGGGGAAGGATCAACAATGATCGAATCCTCTTTGCCAATAACAAAACAATTAGTTCGACTTGCCGGAGGGAATGTATTAGATCTTGGGAAAAGAACAAAGAGATTTTTGAGGCTTTCTAAAATAGGTATCTCATTATCAAAGTCAATCTCTAAATGACCCAAGAACTCTGGTGAATTAATTTTATCCGTTAAAATTTTGATTGGGGGAATTGTAATAATTTCGCCTTGATCAAATAGCTTATAAAACTCTTTGTGACTAAGCCACAGCCCCTCTTTAATTTCACCATTAAAAATAAAATCAGGTCTCTTATTAACAACAACACGATAAAAATGAGTTTCAAAGCGATAGGGATTAAAGTCCGGCGTTATTGCAATGGCCCAAGGCTCGATAGATTCAACTATTGAATCATTTAAATTAAGGCCAAGTTCTTCGTGGATTTCTCTATAAAGGGCCTCTTTTAAGTTTTCGCCTCTATCAACTTTGCCTCCAACAAAAGAGAGATAACCTGGGAAAACAGATAACTTCTCACTTCTTTTAATATAAAAGAGTTGATCTTCAAATTGGATGGCAGCGACGACGGATTTTCTCATAGATCTATTATAACGATCTCAGCGATACATAACAATTGGAAATGAGATAACAAAAACGAGGGCTCAGCGCAGCATTATGACCCGTCGCTCTTTACGAGTCATGATTTGTAAGCAAGAATAGCCGCTCACCAAAACGACATAGATATTATTGATCATTTTATAATCTGGGAGACTTACGTGAGATCACAAATTAGTGAAAAGAACCCACTTGGGATTTTGGCCATTGACCACTTAGAGTTTACTTGTGAAACGCTCGAAACAGAAACGAAAGAGCTTTTCTACACTCTAGGTTTTTCTAAAACAGAAGAAAATAAAGACCTCAACACAGAATTATTTACTCAAGGACAAGTTCGTTTTCTAATGACTGCGAGCAAAGATGAAACATCACATCCTGCACGTTATTTTAAAGCGCACGGTGAAGGTGTTTCTAAAATGAGCTTCCTTGTGGAAGATTGTGAACATGCCATTAATGAAGCGAAAAAAAGAGGCGCTGAAGTTGTTGGTGAACTCGAGGTTAACGAATGCGAATTTGGTGTCTACAAAACAGCAACAATTCAAGGTTTTGGTGATGTTCTTAACGAATTTGTTGAAAGACCAAGACCTAACTTTCGTCCTCATTATGTAAAAGTAGAGACTGATCCAAAAGCAAGGCCACTCTCTTCTCGTGTCGCAAGAATTGACCACCTTACAAATAATGTACCTAAGGGTGAAATGACAAAGTGGGTAGAATTCTACAAGCGCGTTTACGGTTTTGAAGTAACGAGATACTTTGATATTAAAGGTGTAAAAACAGGACTCCAATCAGAAGTTGTTCAACTTCCAAATGGAGCAGTTATTATTCCTATCAACGAGCCAGAAGCAGAAGGTGGAAAATCCCAAATTCAAGAATTTCTAGACCTACATAAAGGAGCTGGAGTTCAGCATATCGCACTAACTTGTGGAGATATAATCTCAACAGTTGGAGATCTTAGAGAGAGAGGAATTAAATTTCTAGATATCCCTCACACTTACTATGAAGATATTCCTAAGCGCGACTTTGATGTAGAAGAAGATTTAGGAGTTCTAGAGGAAAGACAACTTCTTGTTGATGGAGACCCAGAAGGATACCTCATCCAAAACTTTACTGAGACTTATGTTGGTCCCCTCTTTTTTGAATTCATTCAAAGAAAAAACCACAATGGATTTGGAGAAGGAAACTTCCAAGCACTTTTTGATGCCATTGAAAGAGATCAAATGAAAAGAGGTTACTTAGAATAATCTTTCAAATACAAAGGGCCTATTTTAGGCCCTTTTCTTCTTTTATCCCCCCCACCCTTAAGGCATAATAAGAGAAAAACTAACAATGAGGATCATATGACTCGCGTTTTTCTTACCTATGCAAAAAGAACCCCAATTGGAAGAATTAATGGAGCGCTCTCTCACATGCGCCCAGATGATATGCTTGCTGCCCTTTTTTCAGACTTCAAAAAGAGCCACGACTTTGACATGAGCGAAATTGACGATGTGATTGTAGGTTGTGCCAATCAAGCCGGAGAAGATAATAGGAATATCGCAAGAATGAGCCTTGTTTTAGCAGGCTTTCCCTTTGAAGTTCCAGGTCTTACTGTCAATCGCCTCTGCGCTTCTTCACTTGATGCCCTCATTGATGGTTGGGGAAGAATTTCTCTTGGACTTAATCAAGCCGTCCTCATTGGTGGTGTTGAAAGTATGACTCGCGCTCCTTTTGTCATGAGTAAACCTTCAAGCTCTTTTGGCCGCGATTCAAAAATGTATGACTCTACTTTTGGATGGCGTTTTCCAAATGAAAAAATGAAAAAGCTCTTTCCTCTATGGAGTATGGGAGAAACAGCTGAAGAACTTGCTACGATACATAATATCACTCGTGAAAAACAAGATGAATTTGCGCTATCATCGCACCAAAAGGCCATAAGTGCGATAATGAGTGGTAAGTTTAACGACGAAATTTTACCGCTAGAAATTAAATTGAAAAAAGAAAGTCTCATCGTTAATCAAGATGAAGGACCGAGAGAAGATACAAACTTAGAAAAGTTATCAAAACTAAGGGCCGTCTTTAGAGAAAATGGTTCAGTTACTGCAGGGAATGCATCAAGCATGAACGATGGCGCCTCATGCCTATTTTTAGCTAGTGAGGATTTTATTAAACGCCACAACCTGAGTCCACTAGTTGAGTTAACAGGTGCGGGTATCAGAGGTGTTCATCCAAATACAATGGGAATTGGTCCAGTTGAAGCGACAAAAGTTCTCCTTAAAAAGTTTAATAAAAAGATAACTGACTTTGACTTCTTTGAAATTAATGAAGCTTTTAGTGCTCAAGTTTTAAGTTGTACAAAAGAGCTCGATATCGACGAGAAGAAAGTAAATCTACGAGGAGGAGCCATTGCTCTTGGTCACCCGCTTGGCTGCTCAGGAGCAAGAATAGTTACGACACTCACTCATATAATGAAAGATCATCCAAGCTTTAATGAGGCCCTTGCCACAATGTGTGTCGGTGTGGGACAAGGAGTATCTGTTAGCTTTAAAAGGTGTTAGTCGTGGAAAAGGAAACGAAATATATTGTCAGTGCATGTTTAGCAGGGCTTGAGTGTCGCTATGACTGTCAAAGTAAAGAAAGACAATTTGTTGTTGAGCTTGTTCAAAAGGGTCTTGCCACTCCAGTGTGCCCAGAGCAGCTTGGAGGACTTTCCACACCTCGAGACCCGGCTGAAATTGTTAATGGGAAAGTTCTTTCGATAAAAGGCAAAGACGTTACTTTTGAATATGAAAAAGGTGCAAGCGAGGCCTTAAAAATAGCCAAACTGACAGGAGCAACGAAAGCTCTCTTAAAAAGTAAATCTCCAATGTGCGGTCATGGTGAAATTTATGATGGAACCTACAGTGGCCAAACGATCAAAGGCGAAGGCGTCTTATCAACGCTTCTTTTAAAAAATAATATTGAAATTGAAAGTGTAGAATAAAAAAAGGCCCATCATTTGATGGGCCCTTCCTATCATAGCTATCTTACTGATTAACCGATAAGTTTTAGTGCAGCTTGTCCTTGAGAGTTAGACTGAGCTAGAACTGAAGTACCTGCGTTAGTTAGGATGTCTAACTTAGTTTTTCTCGCAGTTTCAGCAGCAAAGTCAGTATCTCTAATACGAGAGTTCGCAGCAGAGAGGTTCTCAGAACTAATCTGTAGGTTCTGGATTGTAGACGTTAGTCTGTTTTGCTTCGCACCTAGCTCCGCTCTTTGTCCAGATACCATTTGAATGGCCGTATCAATTGATTCTAAACCATTTTGAGCATCTTCTTTAGATCCTACTGAAAGTTCAGAAACACCTAGATTTCCAATTGATGCATTTAACTGCTGAGCATCAAACTTAATTCTATCTTGGAAATCATCATTGTTGATACCAATTTGAAAATCATAAGTATCACCTTGTCCATTAAGAAGCTTCTTACCGTTGAACTCAGTCACCTGAGAGATACGCTCCATTTCTTGCTTAAGGTTTTGATACTCAAGATTTGTAAACTTTCTTTCAGAATCACCTACTGTGTCTGAAGCTGATTGGATTGAAAGCTCTCTTAAACGAGTAAGAATGTTAGAAATCTCATTCAGACCACCTTCTGCAGTTTGAATCATTGAGATACCATCATTCGCGTTTCTTTCCGCTTGATTTGTTGATCTTACTTGTGCCTTCAATTTCTCAGAGATCGCAAGTCCTGCAGCATCGTCGGCCGACTTTACAATTCTTGTACCTGATGAAAGCTTCCCTAGAGTGTCTGCTTGTTTCGCGTTGTTGTTTCCTAACGTTCTTTGAGCAGATAGAGACGAGACGTTCGTGTTAATACGTAAACCCATTGAAATCCTCCTTGGTTCAACTCTCTCCTTACTGGAGATTAGTCCCTTACCATGCGGACCAATGAGCGTACTGCTCGTAATAGAAATGTCTTTTTTTGACTCAACCACCGTGGTTAAGTGTTACAAGACCTAATTCGGCGCTCACGCAAAAACCTTAAGAAAAAAAATATTTTTTTTTCAAACAATTACCCGACCTTACAGGTCCACTTTAATTTTATCTCTATGGCCCTTTTTCTTTAAGGATAGAGGTTAAAATAGACGATAAAGTGAGTATGAGTGCTAAAAAACCCCTCGTCTTTGTTCATCCTCTTTCTGAGTCATTAGAAAAGCTTAAAGAAGCTTTGACAGAAAGTGTTGATGATATGGGGATTGAAATTTTTGATGTTGATGAACTTATGGAAATCAACCAGCTGCTTCCAACTATTGGGCAGTCTGTTGTCCTATGTGCTCAACCAAAGAAATGTGCCCTCATGCTTCAGGCAAACAGAAAGTATATTCAAAAGCTTTCTTCAAAAGTTCTTCTTTTATCTAAGCAAAAACTACCAAGAAAAACGTTAGATAAATTTCAAAAAATTGGATTAACAGAAATGATCGAAGATCCTGTTAACCCAAAGACTCTCATGTTCAAAGTTAAGATGCAAGTAAACACGATTGTCGTTACAGAAAGCGATGAACAAGAGGAAGAAGAGAAAGTCTTTAAAAAAGAAGAAGATGAAGATCAAAAGCCTAAAGAAGCTCAAAGAGTAGAAAAAGGAATTCTCGCAGATGATTCAAATGAAGATGATGAAGATCTCTATGCTCGTAAAAAGAAAGAGAAGCAACTAGAGATTGAAAGTGACATCGAAGAAAAACCCAAAAAGAAAATGGGTCAAGAAGTTATCGAAGGTCACTGGAAATCGAAGAAAAAACAAGAAGAGCTCTCTCTTGACTATGAAGAAGATGAAAAGAAAAAGAAAAAGAATTACGAAGAAAATCACATTGAATCATACTACAAGGGAAAATCTAAAAAATCTGATGTAGAAATAGAGCTAGATGTAGAAGACAACAAGAAAAAGCAAACATCATCTTTTGAATATGATGATGACTATGAAATGAAACAAAGTGAGTCACTCTCTCTTGTTGGAGAAGATGATTATCAAAAGACAAAGAAGAGTGAGGAAATCACTCTTGATCTAGAAGATGGTTCAAAAAAAGAAATGCTCTCCATCGATGCGGATGAAGAGGCAAAAAAGAAAAAGAACACAGAACTGGACCTAGACGATGACTTTGACGATGAACTTGATCGTATAAGAAAAAGAGCACTTAATCTTGATCTCGATGATGATTCACCGGCCAGAGATCTCTATGAAGAAGTGGATGAGCAAAAAAAGAATCAAAAGAAAAATAACACACTAAATCTTGAAGAAGAAAACGAGAAAAATAAAGCAAAAAAGAAAGATGAACTAGACCTTATTGATGATAAGAAAAGATCATCAGAGCAGGATGAACTCAATCTAGAGGACAAAAAGAAAAAAGAGAAAGCACTCAACTTAGAAGAAGAATCTAAATCGAAGAAAAAAGAAGACAATGATCTCAACCTAGAAGACAGTGAAAAGAAAAGAAAAAAGAAAGATCAACAACTTGACTTAAGTGATGATACCTCTCGAAACAAAGAGACTGAGGTCCAAGAAGAAAGAAAAAGAAAAGAAAGAGAAAAAGAAGGTCTCTCACTTCAAGCAGATGATGAAAGAAAAGAAAAAGAAGAACACGAGCAGGAATTAGAGGATACGAAGAAAAGAGAAAAAGAAAATTCTCTTAACTTAGAAGATGATGATTCTAAAAACAAAGATAGAGACAAGCAAACTCATCTCGATTTAAATGACTCAAAAAATAAAGAACAGCATTCCAATGAAGCTGAAGAAAAAGAGTACGGTCAAGGTAAAGGCGAAAAGAAGCTCGATTTAGACGGTGATAAATCTGGAGCGGTCGATCTTCAAAAGACAGAAGAAGACCAGTTTAAAAAGAAAAAATCAAAGTCATCATATCTAGATATTGAAGAAGAAAAAAATCAAAGGGGCTCAACAAAAACTGAGCACATTAAAACATATTATGACTCTAGAAAAGGAGTCAAACATCAAGAATTTGACTGGGATCTTAAGAAAGATGAAAAAAATGAATCAGTCGAAATGGAAAGAAAAAAGAAGGGCGAAGTAGAGATCAACTTTAAAGAGAAAGTTGACCTTGGTGAGCAGACTATTGATTATTCAAAGATAAAAGAAGAGTTTGCCAATGTAACGATCTACGGTGATGGAAAGAAAAAGAAAAAACAAGGTCCGACTTATATTCCAGGAGAATCACTTGGAAAAACAAAGACCCAAAATTACTACCCTACTGATCTTTTAAATCAGCTTGATATTCCAATCCCTGCCCAAAACAAAGATCCACAAATGGAACAGCGAAGAATTTTCTATCCCGAGCCACGTGGAATAGAAGTGGCCATTGATATGCTCAATCTCTATTACGATCGAGCGACAAAGAAAGAAACTCTCTTTGAAATAGCTTCTCACTACTTACTCTCAAACTACGGAGCAATTTGTAGTTTCTTTTTAGTTAAAAAGGGCACAACAAAAGCTCAAGAAGTCTATTCTCTTTATAATGACGAGAAGTTTGGAATTAGTGAGCAAGAAAGTATTGAACGCTGGAAGAGAATGAAAAAAGAGAATCTCTCCCAATGGCAAGAAACGCGTATACCTTCTTGGCAAGATGACAAATTCCAAAGTAGCGATAACTTTTTTATCTTTCCCTATATAGAAGGTGTTGAACTCATGGGACTAGTAACCTGTGATTTCACGGAAGGTATTAGCGAAGAAGAATCAATGGTAGTCGAAACTGTTCTTGAAGGTATTAGAGGATTTATTCTCGATCATTATCATGGTGGAATGGAAAGACTTGTTGAATATGAATCACTTAAAGCAAAACGTGAAGAAAAAGAAAAGGCAAAAGAACAAGAGAAAAATACAAATCCTGTTTCGGCCATTAAATCTTTTTTCGGAAGATTCTTTAAAAGGACTGGTTGATGAAGGCCCCTGAAGAGTTTTTTTACATTGAAAAAGAACATTTAAAAGGAAGAAAGATTTTTCCTTTTCATATTTATTTATATAATCCAAATACAAATCAACACACACCTTTTCTCTATGCTAATAGCCCTCTCACTTCTAACAAAGAGTTCTTTCTGGATTACGCACTAGAAAGACATGGTGAAATAGCGATTGCAGACAATCAACAAAAGACTTTCTTTACAATAATGGAATTATCTAAAGAAGATATTCCCTCTCTTCAAGAACAGGAACTAGAAGAAATTGAAATAGAAAGAGAGAAAAGAATTCAAGCATTGATTGAAAAAAGAACTAATAATGAAGAGAGTATCTTTGATCTTAAAATTGGATTTAAAGAATGCGAAAAGAATGACAACTTTCTTCCAATGATTCTTGCGGCCCAAGAGGAAATAATGACCTTCGGTCTGCGCGTATCGGCCACAGTAAGCTTAGCCTCCTACTTAGCTGAAAAAATACTAAGTAGTGATAATATTACAAATAGAATAGTCGCCGTATCTTACTTTCTGGCGAAGAACTGCGATATAAAAGACGAAGAAAGCCTCTCTGATCTAATATGCGCCTCATTTTTTTGTCATTTAGGAATGACTCAGATGGATTTCTACTTAAATCACAAACCTCAAGTAGAACTAAATGATACAGAAAGAAAGAAGTTTAAAAAACATCCTGGCTACTCTCACCACTTCATTCTTAAAGCACAACTGGATATATCCGATAGATGTAAACATATCATCTTTCAACATCATGAGCGCTACGATGGCTCGGGATACCCCTCTATGCGCCAAGGAGATTATATTGACCAATTAGCTCTGATAATTGGAGCTATAGCTCACCTCTTTGAATACTCTCAAGGAAAGGTAGCCGGAACAAAAAAACCGTTAAGGTCAATTATTAAAAACCTTAAAAATAAAACACTTACCTCTGGACTCGAATTAGAGTTTGGCGATAAAATATTAGAAAATCTATCATTAATAATTAATACAGAAGATGAACAATCGAATCTAAATAATCGAGATAGTGAAAATATGGCCGCATAGCCAATTGATTTAGGAGAGAAAAAATGTCACTGAATGCTAACATGAAAATTCTTGTCGTCGATGATATGGCCACGATGAGAAAGATTATCAAAAACATGCTTGGTCAAATTGGATTTAAAAATATTCAAGAAGCCGATGATGGTGCAACAGCATGGCCAATGATTGAATCAGCAATTCAGGCCAATGAGCCATTTGAATTTATCGTTTCAGACTGGAACATGCCACAGATGACAGGACTAGAACTACTAAAGAAAGTGAGAGCTACAGAAACGACAAAGAAACTTCCTTTCCTTATGATTACAGCTGAAGCTGAACAAGGAAACGTTGTTATTGCAGTTAAGGCCGGAGTTAGTAACTTCATTGTCAAGCCTTTCTCTGCGCAAGTTCTTAAAGAAAAAATTGATAAGATTTTTAATTAGGAATAGCTGATGAGTTTAATTAATGACCCTTCTATGAGAGAGATTGTACTCGACTTTTGTGACGAGTCGCTCGAATTATTTGGTCAAT from Halobacteriovorax sp. GB3 includes:
- a CDS encoding HD-GYP domain-containing protein — translated: MKAPEEFFYIEKEHLKGRKIFPFHIYLYNPNTNQHTPFLYANSPLTSNKEFFLDYALERHGEIAIADNQQKTFFTIMELSKEDIPSLQEQELEEIEIEREKRIQALIEKRTNNEESIFDLKIGFKECEKNDNFLPMILAAQEEIMTFGLRVSATVSLASYLAEKILSSDNITNRIVAVSYFLAKNCDIKDEESLSDLICASFFCHLGMTQMDFYLNHKPQVELNDTERKKFKKHPGYSHHFILKAQLDISDRCKHIIFQHHERYDGSGYPSMRQGDYIDQLALIIGAIAHLFEYSQGKVAGTKKPLRSIIKNLKNKTLTSGLELEFGDKILENLSLIINTEDEQSNLNNRDSENMAA
- a CDS encoding thiolase family protein; this encodes MTRVFLTYAKRTPIGRINGALSHMRPDDMLAALFSDFKKSHDFDMSEIDDVIVGCANQAGEDNRNIARMSLVLAGFPFEVPGLTVNRLCASSLDALIDGWGRISLGLNQAVLIGGVESMTRAPFVMSKPSSSFGRDSKMYDSTFGWRFPNEKMKKLFPLWSMGETAEELATIHNITREKQDEFALSSHQKAISAIMSGKFNDEILPLEIKLKKESLIVNQDEGPREDTNLEKLSKLRAVFRENGSVTAGNASSMNDGASCLFLASEDFIKRHNLSPLVELTGAGIRGVHPNTMGIGPVEATKVLLKKFNKKITDFDFFEINEAFSAQVLSCTKELDIDEKKVNLRGGAIALGHPLGCSGARIVTTLTHIMKDHPSFNEALATMCVGVGQGVSVSFKRC
- a CDS encoding flagellin N-terminal helical domain-containing protein, whose translation is MGLRINTNVSSLSAQRTLGNNNAKQADTLGKLSSGTRIVKSADDAAGLAISEKLKAQVRSTNQAERNANDGISMIQTAEGGLNEISNILTRLRELSIQSASDTVGDSERKFTNLEYQNLKQEMERISQVTEFNGKKLLNGQGDTYDFQIGINNDDFQDRIKFDAQQLNASIGNLGVSELSVGSKEDAQNGLESIDTAIQMVSGQRAELGAKQNRLTSTIQNLQISSENLSAANSRIRDTDFAAETARKTKLDILTNAGTSVLAQSNSQGQAALKLIG
- a CDS encoding response regulator; amino-acid sequence: MSLNANMKILVVDDMATMRKIIKNMLGQIGFKNIQEADDGATAWPMIESAIQANEPFEFIVSDWNMPQMTGLELLKKVRATETTKKLPFLMITAEAEQGNVVIAVKAGVSNFIVKPFSAQVLKEKIDKIFN
- a CDS encoding DUF523 domain-containing protein — translated: MEKETKYIVSACLAGLECRYDCQSKERQFVVELVQKGLATPVCPEQLGGLSTPRDPAEIVNGKVLSIKGKDVTFEYEKGASEALKIAKLTGATKALLKSKSPMCGHGEIYDGTYSGQTIKGEGVLSTLLLKNNIEIESVE
- the hppD gene encoding 4-hydroxyphenylpyruvate dioxygenase encodes the protein MRSQISEKNPLGILAIDHLEFTCETLETETKELFYTLGFSKTEENKDLNTELFTQGQVRFLMTASKDETSHPARYFKAHGEGVSKMSFLVEDCEHAINEAKKRGAEVVGELEVNECEFGVYKTATIQGFGDVLNEFVERPRPNFRPHYVKVETDPKARPLSSRVARIDHLTNNVPKGEMTKWVEFYKRVYGFEVTRYFDIKGVKTGLQSEVVQLPNGAVIIPINEPEAEGGKSQIQEFLDLHKGAGVQHIALTCGDIISTVGDLRERGIKFLDIPHTYYEDIPKRDFDVEEDLGVLEERQLLVDGDPEGYLIQNFTETYVGPLFFEFIQRKNHNGFGEGNFQALFDAIERDQMKRGYLE
- a CDS encoding MBL fold metallo-hydrolase; amino-acid sequence: MRKSVVAAIQFEDQLFYIKRSEKLSVFPGYLSFVGGKVDRGENLKEALYREIHEELGLNLNDSIVESIEPWAIAITPDFNPYRFETHFYRVVVNKRPDFIFNGEIKEGLWLSHKEFYKLFDQGEIITIPPIKILTDKINSPEFLGHLEIDFDNEIPILESLKNLFVLFPRSNTFPPASRTNCFVIGKEDSIIVDPSPCDENEYGKLKRLLAQFKPRSIFLTHHHRDHIEKANLLAKEFNIPIYSSLDTKERIEKRWNANYFDEITWKEAFEGMKLGEWLGEELHVVAVPGHDEGQLMIMDSKKRFAIVSDLIQTIGTVVVGDEEGDMTKYFLSMEKVISLNPKVIFPSHGIGLGGVWKIKQTLSHRKQREKVIKELYLEGRSEDEILAIIYADLPKELIKYAKKTISCHLDRIKTLL